The Methanospirillum lacunae region TATTTCCAGTGCCCGACTTCAATATGTGAATGCCGGTCATAATCCACCCATTCTCTATCGCTCCGATGGTAGTATTGAGATGCTTGATTCAAATGGGCCGGTCATCGGTCTGATGGATACTGCATCCTATGAACAAAAAAATATTGATCTTCATACAGGGGATGTACTCGTGATCTATTCAGATGGGGTAACTGAAGCAATGAATTCAGAAGGAATTATGTTTTCGGAGGAAAATCTATGCAAAGTTATCCGTGAAAATCACCAGAAATCTGCAACTGACATAATACAGGTTATTCTTCAGGAAATTCGCGATTTTATAAAAGAAGAACCACAATCCGATGATATTACCATCATGGTTCTGAAGAAATAAGGATGAAATAGGGCCTGCAAAGATTAAAATTGTTGATTGACTCTTCTGACCAGTTGTTCTGCGGCGTGTGAAGCTTGATTCATTATCTCTTCTTCCCCGGGGACATACTCATGTAACATAAGAAGCCGCCCATTACAGATTGTTGTATCAACCCGGGATCCAGAACTCTGTGTCAGCATCTGTTCTGGTGATAATCCATTTTTGCCAGGAAAACCTCCGGATGATTTTAAAAGAATTAGGTCTGCAGGTTTTCCAATTTGAAGAACCCCAGTAGATAGTCCAAGAGCACGGGAACCGGCATGGGTAGCAAGAGAGAGAAGTTCCTGTGGTGGAAGAAGTGAGCGGTCATTCCATGAAAACCTCTGTACCATAGCAGCAATCCGCATTGTTTCCATCATATCAAGGTTGTTATTGGAAGCACACCCATCAGTTCCCAGTCCGACATTCACCTTCGCATCCTTGAGCCATTGATAAGGCATTGTCTTTCCAACGGTGAGTTTCATGTTGCTGACCGGATTATGAGCAACATGGACACCTCCTTTCGCAAGAATCGAGCAATCACCTTTGCTAATCCAACAACAATGAGCAGCAACGGTTTCAGGAGTAAGTAATCCATGCCGGTAAAGAAGACCAGTAGGTGTTGTTTGATGGGTTTTTTGGCAATCGAGAACTTCCTTCTCAGTCT contains the following coding sequences:
- a CDS encoding amidohydrolase; its protein translation is MSSLDPGLFNKNYPILITNVNSSDKIIDIFIDEIGLIKDIGENISKKYDNEAILSIDAEGMVVLPGFVNLHTHAAMTLFRGYADDIAFNQWLFDKILPIEAVMTPNDVYIGTRLACLEMIRSGTTTFLDMYFFELDVAKAVRDMNMRAVLSSLYTDFGDSDIIDQRKKETEKYVQTVKSWNNNLITPGIGPHAVYSVTPQSMEWCRDFSHQYHVPIHIHMSETEKEVLDCQKTHQTTPTGLLYRHGLLTPETVAAHCCWISKGDCSILAKGGVHVAHNPVSNMKLTVGKTMPYQWLKDAKVNVGLGTDGCASNNNLDMMETMRIAAMVQRFSWNDRSLLPPQELLSLATHAGSRALGLSTGVLQIGKPADLILLKSSGGFPGKNGLSPEQMLTQSSGSRVDTTICNGRLLMLHEYVPGEEEIMNQASHAAEQLVRRVNQQF